One window from the genome of Jeotgalibaca sp. MA1X17-3 encodes:
- a CDS encoding Tex family protein, whose amino-acid sequence MTELTNETVLQLLKKELSDYSSKQIDAVLDLLEQGNTVPFIARYRKEMTGTLDEVQIREIESRNAYLTQLQSRKQEVIRIIGEQDKLTPELEKKIMAAEKMQKIEDLYRPYKQKKRTKATIAREKGLEPLAEWMFTFSKQPSIEEKAKEFISEENELNTIEDVLNEVHEILAEVIGDHAIYREKIREYTRRNANISSSVKNTDKDEKDVFEMYYEYSEPVRSMAPHRMLAINRGEKMGILKVSLDVETENIFRMFEKNIILDSDSPLVPHLQKAYEDSYQRFIGPAIEREIRNELTGLAEEQAINVFGDNLRNLLLQPPLKGKVVMGFDPAYRTGCKLAIVDATGKVLAKSVIYPHKPANDAKRAAAGKAFLQLLNEYQVEMVAIGNGTASRESELFVSEQIKALDHPVYYVIVNEAGASVYSASDIAREEFPDFQVEERSAVSIARRLQDPLAELVKIDPQSVGVGQYQHDVSQKQLTERLDFVVETAVNQVGVNLNTASAPLLQNISGLNKTIATNIVQYREENGAFTARPQLKKVARLGPKAFQQSVGFLRIVDGKNILDNTDIHPETYPAAKEILKLAGLKMEDVGTQEAREALATLNKQEAMDLTGLGTETLHDVLQGLAKPGRDLRDDIAQPLLRQDVLNVEDLQEGMEMQGTVRNVVDFGAFVDIGVKQDGLVHISKLSQKFIKHPSDVVGVGDIVTVWIESVDRDKGRIALTMLPNH is encoded by the coding sequence ATGACAGAACTAACAAATGAAACAGTCCTCCAACTATTAAAAAAAGAATTAAGTGACTATAGTTCCAAGCAAATTGATGCAGTACTAGACTTATTAGAACAAGGGAATACCGTTCCTTTTATTGCAAGATACCGTAAAGAAATGACGGGGACCTTGGACGAAGTACAAATTCGTGAAATTGAAAGTCGAAATGCGTATCTTACTCAATTACAAAGCCGTAAACAAGAAGTCATTCGAATCATTGGGGAACAAGATAAGTTAACTCCTGAATTAGAAAAGAAAATTATGGCTGCTGAAAAAATGCAAAAGATAGAAGATTTATATCGTCCCTATAAACAAAAGAAAAGAACGAAAGCGACCATCGCAAGAGAAAAAGGTTTAGAGCCTTTGGCAGAGTGGATGTTTACTTTTTCAAAACAACCTTCTATAGAAGAGAAAGCAAAAGAATTTATCTCTGAAGAAAATGAATTAAATACAATAGAAGATGTGTTGAATGAAGTTCATGAAATTTTGGCTGAAGTAATTGGTGATCATGCCATATACAGAGAAAAAATAAGAGAATACACTAGAAGAAATGCAAATATTTCTAGTAGCGTAAAAAATACGGACAAAGATGAAAAAGATGTTTTTGAAATGTACTACGAATATTCTGAACCAGTACGATCGATGGCTCCGCATCGGATGCTGGCTATCAATCGTGGAGAGAAAATGGGGATTCTAAAAGTAAGCTTGGATGTAGAGACTGAGAATATATTTAGAATGTTTGAAAAAAATATCATTCTAGATTCTGATAGTCCCTTAGTTCCTCATTTACAAAAGGCATATGAAGATAGTTATCAACGTTTTATTGGTCCAGCAATTGAAAGAGAAATTCGAAATGAGTTGACAGGATTAGCTGAAGAACAAGCTATTAACGTCTTTGGAGACAATCTTCGCAATTTACTTTTACAACCACCTTTGAAAGGGAAAGTTGTGATGGGGTTTGATCCGGCATACCGTACAGGATGTAAATTAGCGATTGTGGATGCTACTGGAAAAGTACTAGCAAAGAGTGTCATCTATCCGCATAAACCGGCAAATGATGCCAAACGAGCAGCAGCAGGGAAGGCTTTCTTACAACTTTTGAATGAATATCAAGTAGAAATGGTTGCGATTGGAAACGGAACAGCTAGTAGGGAATCAGAATTATTTGTTTCTGAACAAATAAAAGCTTTAGATCATCCAGTTTATTATGTGATTGTAAACGAGGCGGGTGCATCCGTTTATTCTGCTAGTGATATTGCTAGAGAAGAGTTTCCAGATTTCCAAGTGGAAGAACGAAGTGCGGTCAGTATTGCTCGTCGGCTTCAGGATCCTTTAGCGGAATTGGTGAAAATTGATCCTCAATCCGTTGGAGTCGGTCAATATCAGCATGATGTGTCACAAAAGCAATTAACAGAACGATTAGATTTTGTAGTGGAAACAGCAGTAAACCAAGTAGGGGTGAATTTGAATACCGCAAGTGCACCGCTTTTACAAAATATTTCTGGTCTAAACAAAACCATTGCAACTAATATTGTGCAGTATCGGGAAGAGAATGGAGCCTTTACAGCTCGACCGCAATTAAAAAAGGTTGCTCGATTAGGTCCAAAAGCATTTCAACAATCAGTTGGGTTTTTACGAATTGTAGATGGTAAAAACATTTTGGATAATACTGATATTCATCCAGAAACGTATCCAGCTGCAAAAGAAATTTTGAAATTAGCAGGGTTAAAAATGGAAGATGTTGGAACCCAAGAAGCGAGGGAAGCATTAGCTACCTTAAACAAACAGGAAGCAATGGACTTGACTGGATTAGGAACAGAAACTTTACATGATGTTCTTCAAGGATTAGCCAAACCGGGTCGAGACTTACGAGATGATATCGCGCAGCCTCTTCTTCGACAAGATGTATTGAATGTGGAAGATTTACAAGAAGGCATGGAGATGCAAGGAACCGTTCGAAATGTAGTTGATTTTGGTGCATTTGTTGATATTGGAGTAAAACAAGATGGATTGGTGCACATCTCTAAATTAAGTCAAAAATTCATTAAGCATCCATCTGATGTAGTTGGAGTAGGGGATATTGTGACTGTTTGGATTGAATCTGTAGATAGAGATAAGGGAAGAATTGCTTTAACGATGCTACCTAATCATTAA
- the thiT gene encoding energy-coupled thiamine transporter ThiT produces MSKSLNIWIEGTIIAALATVLSFVPFNIGPSFSVTVGAPVIVLYCLRRGLVPGLIASFLWGILHIFVGNASILTPLQGFIEYFVAFGFTGFAGLWAKPVQESVEKRDWKRSSILIVVATVVGTIARYFWHTIAGYYFWGQYAPEGMSPWIYSILLNSASALATGGFTILILVVISQTTSQLFTPKRTHFGY; encoded by the coding sequence ATGTCAAAAAGTTTAAATATTTGGATTGAAGGGACTATTATTGCTGCTCTTGCCACTGTCTTGTCATTTGTACCTTTTAATATTGGTCCTAGTTTTTCTGTAACAGTTGGTGCTCCCGTAATAGTTTTATATTGTTTGCGTCGTGGTTTAGTTCCTGGTTTAATTGCTAGTTTTTTGTGGGGGATTTTACATATCTTTGTAGGGAACGCTTCTATACTAACACCTTTACAAGGATTCATTGAATATTTTGTTGCATTTGGTTTTACTGGATTTGCTGGACTTTGGGCAAAACCTGTTCAAGAATCAGTAGAAAAAAGAGATTGGAAACGTTCCTCTATCCTCATTGTGGTTGCTACAGTAGTAGGAACCATTGCTCGTTATTTCTGGCATACCATTGCTGGTTACTATTTTTGGGGTCAATATGCACCAGAAGGAATGAGTCCTTGGATCTATTCTATCCTATTGAATAGCGCTAGTGCTTTGGCAACTGGAGGATTTACTATTTTAATTTTAGTGGTTATTTCACAAACAACCTCACAATTATTTACTCCAAAACGTACCCATTTCGGATACTAA
- a CDS encoding NCS2 family permease, protein MLNVEKFFKLKELDTTVSTEFMAGVTTFFAMSYIIFVNPAILSLTGMPSQAVFLATIISAAASTLLMGLFANVPYALAPGMGLNAFFTYTVVFALGFTWQQALAMVFLCGIVNVIITITKFRKMIIKSIPESLQHGISAGIGVFISYIGIKNAGFLEFTSDVGNILSVNGTTFDPSTEAYSGGIGTFVTSGGIVPQLVDFTQRPAILALIGLIVTIILLVRNVRGAILIGIVVTTLLAIPMGIVSITPEVLSANSLGTAFSELGTTFGAAFGKEGMLSLFNDPNRLPLVLITIFSFSLSDTFDSIGTFIGTGRRTGIFSEEDELMLESGSGFKTKMDKALFADSIGTILGSIFGSSNVTTFVESAAGIGAGGRSGLTSVVVAGLFVISAFFAPLIGIVPAAATAPALIIVGIMMMSSFKEVNWTDLEDAVPAFFASIFMGLSYNISYGIAAGFIFYVIVKVVKGKAKEIHPILWGAAGLFLLNFVMMAFL, encoded by the coding sequence ATGTTAAATGTAGAAAAATTTTTTAAATTGAAAGAGTTGGATACTACCGTATCTACTGAGTTCATGGCTGGAGTCACTACGTTCTTTGCAATGTCTTATATCATTTTCGTTAACCCAGCTATTCTATCTCTAACAGGAATGCCTAGTCAGGCAGTATTCCTAGCAACGATCATTTCTGCAGCAGCCAGCACTTTGTTGATGGGATTATTTGCTAATGTGCCTTATGCTTTAGCACCGGGTATGGGGTTAAATGCCTTCTTTACATATACAGTTGTATTTGCACTTGGCTTTACTTGGCAGCAAGCTCTTGCAATGGTGTTCTTATGCGGAATCGTAAATGTAATTATTACCATAACTAAGTTTAGAAAAATGATTATTAAATCTATTCCAGAATCATTACAGCATGGAATTAGTGCGGGTATTGGAGTATTCATCTCTTATATTGGAATTAAAAATGCTGGCTTCCTAGAATTTACTTCTGATGTTGGAAATATTCTTTCCGTTAATGGAACTACATTTGATCCAAGTACTGAAGCGTATTCTGGCGGAATTGGCACGTTTGTTACTAGTGGTGGAATTGTTCCTCAATTAGTAGACTTCACTCAACGCCCTGCAATTCTTGCCTTGATTGGACTTATTGTTACGATTATTCTTCTTGTAAGAAATGTACGAGGTGCAATTCTTATTGGAATTGTTGTCACAACTCTTTTGGCTATTCCAATGGGCATTGTGTCTATTACACCGGAAGTTTTATCCGCAAACTCTCTAGGAACTGCGTTCTCTGAGTTAGGTACAACATTTGGTGCGGCTTTTGGGAAAGAAGGGATGCTTTCTTTGTTTAACGATCCTAATAGACTTCCTCTTGTTTTGATTACAATATTCTCTTTCAGTCTTTCTGATACATTTGATAGCATTGGCACATTCATCGGAACAGGCCGTCGTACTGGTATTTTTTCTGAAGAAGATGAGCTTATGTTAGAAAGTGGTTCTGGTTTTAAAACTAAAATGGATAAAGCTTTGTTTGCAGATTCTATTGGTACGATTCTTGGATCCATATTTGGTTCCTCTAACGTAACTACTTTTGTAGAAAGTGCAGCTGGAATTGGCGCTGGAGGTCGTAGTGGTTTGACTTCTGTTGTTGTAGCGGGTCTATTCGTTATCAGTGCATTCTTTGCTCCTTTAATTGGAATCGTTCCTGCAGCCGCAACTGCACCTGCTTTAATTATTGTTGGAATTATGATGATGTCTTCGTTTAAAGAAGTAAACTGGACGGACTTGGAAGATGCTGTTCCGGCATTCTTCGCTTCTATCTTCATGGGACTTTCCTACAATATTTCTTATGGGATTGCTGCTGGCTTCATTTTTTATGTAATTGTTAAAGTAGTTAAAGGAAAAGCGAAAGAAATTCATCCTATTCTTTGGGGAGCAGCTGGACTTTTCTTACTTAACTTTGTTATGATGGCTTTTCTTTAA
- a CDS encoding cation-translocating P-type ATPase: MSTEQVKKIFYAQDEATVLQELETTKEGLSDAEASKRITDFGPNSIELGKNRTLLQKFLDQFKDFMILVLLFAAIISATVGGEIADAIIILAVVIINAFLGVFQEQKAEEAIEALQKMASPLANVRRNGRMVQLKSEEIVPGDIIVLEAGNVVPADMRLYDISSLKVEEAALTGESVPVDKKLEIVPENAPLGDRKNMAFSSTNVTYGRAEGVVVGTAMNTEVGKIAHMLQNTEEKKTPLQQNQDQLGKFLTILILVIAVVMFFIGIYSGQRTWLEMLMVSISVAVAAIPEGLPAISTIILALGTQKMAKRNALVRKLPAVETLGGTEIICSDKTGTLTQNKMTIEKVYYNGQVHDSTEEIDLTLPLVKTMNFANDTKISSDNSLIGDPTETALVQFSLTKGFNIEDELEVTPRVGEVPFDSDRKLMSTIHPDQDRFTVYTKGAPDELLKRCTSIVKNGKVTPLTEADRNEILDSNHSMAIQALRVLAMAYKSIDTVPEETTSQTVEQDLIFAGLVGMIDPERPEAKMAIAEAKQAGIRTIMITGDHKDTASAIAKRLGILNSEHTDNSVITGSELDAIPQETFLKTVQEYAVYARVSPEHKVRIVKAWQSQNKVVAMTGDGVNDAPSLKQADIGIGMGITGTEVSKGASDMVLADDNFATIVHAVEEGRKVFSNIQKAVQYLLSANLGEVLTLFIATLLGWHILEPIHLLWINLVTDVFPAIALGLEEAEEDIMEQAPRGNSSNFFSNGVMASLVYQGIYEGAITLFVFWLATFHYGWDLHIGEAMAFLTLGFIQLSHAFNCKSVFKSLFSIRPFGNKQFNLAILVSLVLMLVVVFTPGLNTIFGIYDMTGQQWMIIILAALSVIPFVEIAKAILRGIGYDDKVNKLKM; encoded by the coding sequence TTGTCAACAGAACAAGTAAAGAAAATATTTTATGCTCAAGATGAAGCAACTGTTCTTCAAGAATTAGAAACGACAAAAGAAGGATTATCAGATGCAGAGGCGTCTAAGCGAATTACAGATTTTGGTCCAAACTCTATCGAATTAGGTAAGAATCGAACATTACTTCAGAAATTCTTGGATCAATTCAAAGACTTTATGATTCTTGTATTATTATTTGCTGCAATCATTTCAGCTACTGTTGGTGGTGAAATTGCAGATGCGATCATTATTCTTGCGGTTGTCATTATTAATGCTTTCCTAGGTGTCTTCCAAGAACAAAAAGCAGAGGAAGCAATCGAAGCCTTACAAAAAATGGCTTCTCCACTAGCTAACGTTCGTCGTAACGGAAGAATGGTTCAACTGAAGTCAGAAGAAATTGTTCCTGGTGATATCATTGTTTTGGAAGCTGGGAATGTGGTACCTGCTGATATGCGTCTGTATGATATCAGTTCATTGAAGGTTGAAGAAGCTGCGCTTACTGGAGAATCTGTACCTGTTGATAAGAAATTAGAAATAGTACCTGAAAATGCACCTTTAGGAGACCGAAAAAATATGGCCTTCTCTTCTACCAATGTTACTTATGGTCGTGCTGAAGGAGTAGTCGTAGGAACGGCTATGAATACTGAAGTGGGTAAAATTGCTCATATGCTTCAAAATACAGAAGAAAAGAAAACCCCTCTTCAACAAAATCAAGATCAACTTGGTAAATTCTTGACGATTCTAATCTTGGTTATTGCCGTTGTTATGTTCTTTATTGGTATTTATTCTGGTCAAAGAACATGGTTAGAGATGTTAATGGTTTCGATCTCTGTTGCTGTCGCTGCTATACCAGAAGGATTACCTGCCATCTCTACTATCATCCTTGCATTAGGAACTCAAAAAATGGCAAAAAGAAACGCTTTAGTTCGTAAGTTACCTGCAGTTGAAACACTAGGTGGTACAGAAATTATTTGTTCTGATAAAACAGGTACCTTGACTCAAAATAAAATGACGATTGAGAAAGTTTACTATAATGGTCAGGTTCATGATTCTACTGAAGAAATTGATTTAACTCTACCTTTAGTAAAAACGATGAACTTTGCAAATGATACTAAAATTTCTTCTGATAATTCCTTAATTGGAGATCCAACTGAAACTGCTTTAGTTCAGTTCTCCTTAACAAAAGGATTTAATATCGAAGATGAGTTAGAAGTAACTCCTCGTGTAGGAGAGGTACCTTTTGATTCAGATCGTAAATTAATGTCTACTATTCATCCAGATCAAGATCGTTTTACCGTTTATACAAAAGGGGCACCAGATGAACTCTTGAAGCGCTGTACCTCTATTGTTAAAAATGGAAAAGTTACTCCTCTTACAGAAGCTGATCGAAATGAAATCCTGGACTCGAACCATAGCATGGCTATACAAGCACTACGCGTGTTAGCAATGGCCTACAAATCGATTGATACTGTTCCAGAAGAAACTACTTCTCAAACAGTAGAACAAGACTTAATTTTTGCTGGTTTAGTTGGAATGATTGACCCAGAGCGTCCAGAAGCTAAAATGGCTATTGCAGAAGCTAAACAAGCAGGAATCCGTACGATTATGATTACTGGTGATCACAAAGATACAGCTTCCGCTATTGCTAAACGCTTAGGAATCTTAAATAGCGAACATACAGATAATTCTGTTATAACTGGTTCAGAGTTGGATGCAATTCCACAAGAAACCTTTCTTAAAACGGTTCAAGAGTACGCTGTTTATGCACGTGTTTCTCCAGAACATAAAGTACGAATCGTAAAAGCTTGGCAAAGTCAAAACAAAGTAGTAGCAATGACAGGTGATGGTGTAAATGATGCTCCTTCCTTGAAACAAGCTGATATCGGAATAGGAATGGGAATCACTGGAACTGAAGTATCAAAAGGTGCTTCTGATATGGTTTTAGCTGATGATAACTTCGCTACGATTGTCCATGCAGTTGAAGAAGGACGTAAAGTATTCTCCAACATTCAAAAAGCAGTTCAATATTTACTTTCTGCTAACTTAGGTGAAGTTTTAACTCTCTTTATTGCTACCTTATTAGGTTGGCACATCCTAGAACCAATTCATTTGCTATGGATCAACTTAGTTACTGACGTGTTCCCTGCAATTGCATTGGGGTTAGAAGAAGCAGAAGAAGATATCATGGAGCAAGCTCCTCGTGGGAATTCATCTAATTTCTTCTCAAATGGAGTTATGGCTAGTTTAGTTTATCAAGGGATTTATGAAGGTGCTATTACTTTATTTGTCTTCTGGCTTGCTACCTTCCATTACGGATGGGACCTTCATATTGGTGAAGCAATGGCATTCTTAACACTTGGATTTATTCAATTGTCCCATGCCTTTAACTGTAAATCAGTATTCAAATCACTATTCTCTATTCGTCCATTTGGAAACAAACAATTTAACTTAGCTATACTCGTTTCACTTGTTCTGATGTTGGTGGTAGTATTCACACCTGGTTTAAATACCATTTTTGGAATCTATGACATGACTGGACAACAGTGGATGATTATTATTCTTGCAGCATTATCTGTTATACCTTTTGTGGAGATTGCTAAAGCAATCTTACGTGGAATTGGTTATGACGATAAAGTAAATAAACTAAAAATGTAA
- a CDS encoding threonine/serine exporter ThrE family protein has product MPEMDYELYMDTAVLAGKIMLESNAETYRVEDTVTRILQITNLEMIDALALTTGLIATLDSPHMHAITVVKRISNRTVNLNKITKVNDVSRRLTEGVITVHQAYDLLQNIDEIQYNEFQRDIAIIGFIQAIVLMFDGGKNEFISILPISIAVSIMIHFGRSWRVKPFILDMVASFVIALLATIISRYTPYPIQDDILIISAIMPLVPGTALTIGVRDIFRGDYMSGGAKILEALMIAIFIAIGIGTGLILGGQLLS; this is encoded by the coding sequence ATGCCAGAGATGGATTATGAATTATATATGGATACCGCAGTACTTGCTGGTAAAATTATGCTAGAGAGTAATGCAGAAACGTACCGAGTTGAAGATACGGTAACAAGAATTCTTCAGATTACAAATTTAGAAATGATTGATGCGTTGGCGTTGACAACGGGTCTGATCGCCACTCTGGACAGTCCTCATATGCATGCGATAACAGTGGTTAAAAGAATCTCGAATCGTACTGTAAATTTAAATAAAATAACGAAAGTAAATGATGTTTCAAGGAGACTTACAGAAGGAGTAATCACCGTTCATCAAGCCTATGATTTGTTACAAAATATTGATGAAATACAATATAATGAATTCCAACGTGATATAGCAATTATAGGGTTTATCCAAGCAATTGTGCTTATGTTTGATGGTGGAAAAAATGAGTTTATTTCGATACTGCCCATTTCGATTGCTGTTTCAATTATGATTCATTTTGGACGAAGTTGGAGAGTAAAGCCTTTTATCTTAGACATGGTAGCGAGTTTCGTTATTGCTTTATTAGCAACGATTATTTCTAGATATACTCCTTATCCTATTCAAGACGATATCTTAATCATCTCAGCTATTATGCCACTGGTTCCTGGAACAGCATTAACAATTGGAGTCCGTGATATCTTCCGAGGAGATTATATGTCTGGTGGAGCGAAAATCTTAGAAGCATTAATGATTGCGATCTTTATTGCAATTGGAATTGGTACGGGTCTTATTTTAGGGGGGCAATTACTATCATGA
- a CDS encoding threonine/serine exporter family protein: MITIIIQSFVAFIAVYFFAVILESPKRSLLMAATTGAIGWFVYLISLEIMNKVPATLIAGLAISVLSHYFARKLKTPATVYFLSGFIPLVPGAGLYQAVFAFIDGNYGEAQMYLNETLLISGSIAVAIFMVDSVYGLYNRIKSTRKSKETE; the protein is encoded by the coding sequence ATGATTACGATTATCATACAATCTTTTGTTGCTTTTATTGCGGTGTATTTTTTTGCAGTCATACTAGAATCTCCAAAGCGTTCTCTTTTAATGGCTGCAACTACTGGTGCAATTGGATGGTTTGTTTATCTAATAAGCTTAGAAATCATGAATAAAGTTCCGGCAACCTTAATAGCTGGTTTGGCTATTTCTGTCTTGTCTCATTACTTCGCTAGAAAATTAAAAACTCCTGCAACGGTGTACTTTCTTTCAGGATTTATTCCACTTGTTCCCGGAGCGGGACTGTATCAAGCTGTGTTTGCTTTTATTGATGGGAACTATGGGGAAGCTCAAATGTATTTAAATGAAACATTATTAATTTCTGGCTCAATAGCAGTTGCTATTTTTATGGTAGACTCCGTTTATGGATTGTATAATCGAATTAAAAGCACGAGGAAGTCTAAAGAAACTGAGTAA
- a CDS encoding metallophosphoesterase: MKNKKKVLLTLVSLTIGFILFFYWQNNSITTHEIEFKNSDIPEAFEGFKILHLSDLHNKEFGTKQDGLLTKIEHIDPDLIVITGDLIDSNRPNLDIAMDLIKEAINIAPIYYVSGNHEAWSGLYDELKNNLEANGVIVLDNQADEFHHHLDSIRIVGLSDPSFTERDWKDHNDSIPIEDTLSNLIEDDTTFTILLSHRPELFEWYSKEKIDLVFSGHAHGGQIRIPFMGGLIAPNQGLFPSLTEGIHTKNNTSLIISRGLGNSIIPVRVFNSPELIVVTLSKNTK; this comes from the coding sequence ATGAAAAATAAAAAAAAGGTTCTACTCACTCTAGTAAGTCTTACAATAGGATTCATTCTTTTCTTCTATTGGCAAAATAATTCAATAACAACTCATGAAATAGAATTTAAAAACAGTGATATTCCAGAAGCATTTGAGGGTTTTAAAATTTTACATCTATCTGATCTTCATAATAAAGAATTTGGAACAAAACAAGATGGTTTACTTACAAAAATAGAACATATAGATCCAGATCTCATCGTAATAACTGGAGATTTAATTGATTCAAATCGCCCTAACTTAGATATTGCAATGGATTTAATTAAGGAAGCAATTAATATTGCTCCTATCTATTATGTTTCTGGAAACCATGAGGCATGGTCCGGGTTATACGATGAACTTAAAAATAACTTAGAAGCAAATGGGGTTATTGTTTTAGATAATCAAGCAGATGAATTCCATCATCATCTTGATTCAATTCGTATAGTAGGTTTATCTGACCCTTCTTTTACTGAAAGAGATTGGAAGGACCATAATGATTCAATACCTATAGAAGATACGTTGAGTAATTTAATAGAAGATGATACCACGTTCACCATTCTACTTTCACATCGACCAGAATTATTTGAATGGTATTCAAAAGAAAAAATTGATCTAGTTTTTTCTGGGCATGCTCATGGTGGTCAAATTAGAATTCCTTTTATGGGAGGACTCATTGCTCCTAATCAAGGTTTGTTCCCTTCATTAACAGAAGGGATTCATACTAAAAACAATACTTCCTTGATTATTAGTCGTGGACTAGGCAATAGTATTATTCCTGTAAGAGTATTTAATAGCCCCGAATTAATTGTCGTTACTTTATCAAAAAACACCAAATGA
- a CDS encoding metallophosphoesterase family protein, giving the protein MKKEIFAVGDVHGEISMLKELLKFWNPVEQQLLFVGDLGDRGENPKECFLLVKDLCEQQGAICVKGNHEDILLNFLDSPDQYAANYYLNGGGKTIQTLLGGEDISQITPIDLAEKIKKQYPDLIAFIKRMPLYYEWGTYLFVHAGVDLSKDNWQDTDSRDFLWIREPFHEGKNNTGKIIVFGHTPTFVFHDDQKNSQIWMEDNKIAIDGGAVFGGSLHGVIFDKEGIKNHYRISKNEENQLIMNQYS; this is encoded by the coding sequence ATGAAAAAAGAAATTTTTGCAGTAGGAGATGTACATGGAGAAATTTCAATGTTGAAAGAACTTTTAAAATTTTGGAATCCAGTAGAACAGCAATTACTTTTTGTAGGAGATTTAGGTGATCGTGGTGAGAATCCAAAAGAGTGTTTTCTACTAGTAAAAGATCTTTGTGAGCAACAAGGAGCAATTTGTGTAAAAGGAAATCATGAAGATATCCTTCTAAACTTCCTCGATTCACCGGATCAGTACGCTGCTAATTATTATTTGAATGGTGGTGGAAAAACAATCCAAACTCTATTAGGTGGGGAAGATATATCACAAATAACCCCAATTGATCTAGCAGAGAAAATCAAAAAACAATATCCTGATTTAATTGCTTTCATTAAAAGAATGCCGCTCTATTATGAATGGGGAACGTATTTATTTGTTCATGCGGGGGTAGATTTATCCAAAGACAATTGGCAAGATACAGATTCACGAGACTTTTTGTGGATTCGAGAACCATTCCATGAAGGAAAAAATAATACAGGGAAAATAATTGTATTTGGTCATACTCCAACTTTTGTATTTCACGATGACCAAAAAAACTCTCAAATTTGGATGGAAGACAATAAGATTGCAATAGATGGCGGAGCAGTCTTTGGCGGAAGTTTACATGGTGTTATATTTGACAAAGAGGGCATAAAGAATCATTATAGGATAAGTAAAAATGAAGAAAATCAGTTAATCATGAATCAATATTCTTGA
- a CDS encoding SprT family protein — translation MNQAELQLLVEKISIEFFSIPFSHQALFNNRLRTTGGRYLLQSHHLEFNPRVWSLYGEKELIGVIKHELCHYHLHLANKGYQHKDLDFKQLLAQTGGSRFVNNLRTELEKKKYLLYVCSECSQTYQRKKRIDLNKYVCGKCKGKLIHQK, via the coding sequence ATGAATCAAGCTGAGTTACAACTACTTGTTGAGAAAATATCTATTGAATTTTTTTCCATTCCTTTTTCACATCAAGCTTTGTTTAATAATCGACTTCGGACAACAGGAGGACGTTACTTGTTACAGAGTCATCATTTAGAATTTAATCCCCGTGTTTGGAGTTTGTATGGAGAAAAAGAGCTAATTGGAGTGATTAAACACGAACTCTGCCACTATCATCTTCATCTAGCTAATAAAGGCTACCAACATAAAGATCTAGATTTTAAACAGTTACTCGCTCAAACAGGAGGGAGTCGCTTTGTTAATAATTTACGAACCGAATTAGAAAAAAAGAAATATCTCCTTTATGTTTGTTCGGAATGCAGTCAAACTTACCAACGTAAAAAAAGAATAGATCTTAATAAATATGTATGTGGAAAATGCAAAGGGAAGTTAATTCATCAAAAATGA